The nucleotide window GCCAGGAACATCGAGATGAAGGGCATCCCTGTCTACGAGACCACTGAGGATGCTGTCGACGCTGTCTATGCCCTCGTCAAGTACGGCGAGTGGCTGAAGGAAAACGGGAAGCTCTAGACCTCAACCCACGTGAAGTCCCTCGCGACTTCCCCCTCTATTTTTGCCTCCCTCAACCTCTTTTCCAGCACCTCGTGTGGGTAGTTGCTGTGGCTTACGTGGGCGAAGACAGTGTAACCGGCCCCAACCTTCTTCGCGAGCTCTATTGCCTCCTCAACGCCAAGGTGAGAGCCGGGAATGGCTTTTCTGTGGGTCATCTCCGCTATGAGCAAGTCTGCCCCTTCCATCAGCTTTAGGACCTTTTCATCTCTCAGGATTTCGGGTCCTGTATCTCCCGTTATCGCTATCTTCTTTCCCCCAACCCAGATGACGAAGCCCCCGGCCTTTACGGTGTGAACAACCGGAAAGTGAACGAGTCTCATCTTTCCTACCTTGGCCTCTTCCCAGAATTTCAGTTCGTTGTAGTTCCATTCATATCCCTCCGGGCTTTCGCTCCCAAAGGCCAGCCTTGAGAGGCTTTTTGCAACTTCGAGGGTCTCACCGTTTGAGTGGAACTCAACCTCCCTGAAAACCTGAAGCTCAGGCAATCCAAAGACGTGGTCAAAGTGGCCGTGGGTTATGAGGACCCTCTCAATTTTCCTGTTTAAGCGCTCTAGGTGGTAGTGCAGGTCTGGACTCGGGTCAACCAGCGTCTTTTCAAAATACAGCGAGAACCTCGTCCTCCTCAAGGTCGGGTTAATCCTGGCCCTTGAGCAGTTCTCGCAGTTGCAGAGGGGTTTCGGCGTCCCGCTGTATGAACCGGAGCCGAGGATTACCACCTTCATTCCCTCACCCCGCTCTTTTCACCGCTCAAAATGATTGTTCCAGCGGTTATTAAGGTTAGGCCGGCCAGATGGTAGGGAGTAAAGCCCTCGCCGAGGAACAGGGTGGAGATGAGAACGGTTAAAGCCGGAGCGGGAGTCAGTATGGCGGTGGCCTTGGAGAGGTTGATTCTCGCTATCGCCGAATACCAGAGGCTCTGGGTCAGGGCTATTACAACCCCTTCCGCGAGGGCCAGTTTTGTGAATGCGAAGCCAGCCAAAAGGGCAGGAACGAGAAGGACAAGCCCCCCAAAGGTGTTCCTCAGCGTCGCTATCGTCAGTGGTGAATAGGCGGTTCTTTTCGCTATGGAATGTCCAAGTTGCCAAAAGAGAGGTGTCAGAAGAAGCAAGACATCTCCCTTCAGGAGTTCCAGCCTTTTTCCCTGTGCAACGACGAGAAAAACGCCCCCGATTAGGGCCACAGCTGAGATAACGGTCCTTCCGGTAATCCTCTCCTTCAGAAGGAGCCAAGAGAGCAGGAAGGAGTAGAAGACCTCGAAACGCGTTAGTATTGCGGAGTTTATCGCCGTGCTCATCCGGGTTCCGTAGGAAAAGAGTGAATAAGCTATAGCAGTAGCGAAGAGGCCGGTGAGGAAAGCCTTCTTCAGCTCCCCCGGGCTTTTCCGGATTTCTTCCACAAGCCCACAAATCAGCAGGAGGGGCCAGAGGATTAGAGAGGCAAAGATGGCCGAAAGCGAGGCAAAGGCCAGGGGATTGACCGGATTGGATTTTATAATGACGGGTTCCAGTCCGAGGAGTGTAAGAACTAGGAACGCCAGCAACGTTCCCTCGGTTTCTCGGTTCATGTTATCGGCTCTTCCAAAAACTTTAAATTCCTTCCCGTCCTTTTACTCCCCATGCGCGGTGGTCGTTTTTGGCCCTGGTGAACCTCTCTTCTGCTCCGCCTTAGTTCGGAGTTTCATTTCCACTGGAAACGGAGGTGTTGGAATTGGAGTTTAAAGTTACCCCTTGGGACGTTGAGGGCATGGTGGACTACGACAAGCTCATAGAGCAGTTTGGAACGAGCCCTTTGACGGACGAACTACTGGAAAAAACCGCGAAGCTAACAGGTAGTGAGCTCCCAATCTACTTTAGGAGGCGCTTCTTCTTCTCTCACAGGGACTACGACAAAATCCTTGAGGATTACGAGAACGGGAGAGGCTTCTTTCTCTATACCGGCCGGGGACCGAGCGGACCGATGCACATAGGCCACATCATTCCCTTTTACGCGACCAAATGGCTCCAGGAGAAGTTTAATGTTAACCTCTACATCCAGATAACCGACGATGAGAAGTTCCTCTTCAAGGACCTCACCCTCGAGGAAACCAAGCGCTGGGCCTACGAAAACATCCTCGACATCATAGCGGTTGGCTTCGACCCGGATAAGACCTTTATCTTCCAGGACAGCGAGTTTACGAAGATATACGAGATGGCCCTTCCCATAGCGAAGAAGATAAACTTCTCGATGGCCAGGGCCGTTTTCGGCTTCAACGAGCAGAGCAAGATTGGCATGATTTTTTACCCAGCTATACAGGCCGCTCCAACCTTCTTCGAGAAGAGGCGTTGTCTGATTCCAGCGGCCATAGACCAAGACCCCTATTGGAGACTTCAGAGGGACTTCGCGGAAAGTTTAGGCTATTACAAGACGGCGGCTCTGCACAGCAAGTTCGTTCCTCCCCTTACGGGCCTTGAGGGGAAGATGAGCGCGAGCAAGCCGGAAACTGCAGTTTACCTCACCGACGACCCTGAAGAAGCGGGCAAAAAGATATGGAAGTTCGCCTTAACCGGTGGCCAGCCAACGCTTAAGGAGCAACGCGAGAAGGGCGGAAACCCGGAGAAGTGCGTCGTCTTTAAGTGGCTGGAGATTTTCTTTGAACCCGACGATAAGAAGCTCATGGAGCGCTATAGAGCCTGTAAGGCCGGCGAGCTGACCTGTGGCGAATGCAAGCGCTACCTCATCAAGAAGGTTCAGGAGTTCCTGAAGGGGCACCAGAAGAAGCGCAAAGAGGCCGAAAAGAAGGTCGAGAAGTTCAAGTACACCGGTGAGCTAGCTAGGGAGCAGTGGGATAAAGCCATTCCTGAACCTCTCCGCTAATCCCAGAGGCCCCAGCCCTCCTCGGACTCTTTTTCCTCCCCTCCATTTCCCAGCTCGACGGTAAAATTGGCCGTTTCAACGACGTCCCTCGCGAGCGGAACGTCTAAAACCGCCTTTAGCCCAAAGGTTCCGTGGCCGAGAACAACTGAATCCTTCCAAAGTCCCCTGATGAGCGAGAGCGGGCTTACCGTCCTATAGCTGGCAAAGATAACAGTCTTCTCCTCAGGGAGGGGCGAAAACGCGAAGTTGAAGTTCTGCCCTTCCGCTATCTTCTTCCAGACCTTTTCGGAGCCGACTTTAATCCTCACCTTTCTCGCCTTTGAGAGCCCGGACTGAACTGTGCCGGCTATTTGTTTTCCCTCCCCCCTGAAGGTGACCCTCGCTATGTCTCCCCCTCTGCTCAGGTTTATTGTGGATTCTCCTTTAATTTCGCCTTCGTCCGTTAGAAAAATCAGCAGAACGTCCCTGTAGGGTTCGCCAAGGATTCTAACAGCTGGGGCCTCTACTGTCCCTGTTCCATCCTTTAGGACAAGAACCCTGAACTTCTCGTTAAAGAACTCCAGGGAGAGTCCTTTTCCCAGTTCTCTTGCCTCAAACTTCCTCTTCACGCGGTAGCTCCTGCTCCGCCCCGTGCTTACCCAGTAGCCCTCAAGTAGAACCCTACCGGTCTCGTATTCGAGCTCTTCAGGAAACGTGATTACGCTCCCAGAGACTTCAGAGCCCTCGAAGAGCGCCGAGACCTTCTTGTTGTCAGTGAAGATGCCCGTTCCCTTTGCAAGGGCAATTAGGATGAACAGAACGGGCATGGCCAGAAAGAGAAGAGCGAACCACGTTGGAACGAAGCTCGGCATTCCGATGGCGACCCAGATGAGGAATATGGCGAATATTACAACCGCAAGGACTGCGATAGTTCCTCTCTCCTTAACAAGAACCTTCTGCAACACAACCACCTTTTGTTCCTTAGCGTCCTTCCTTATTACCTTTGCCCATCGTAGGGGAAGGTTTAATTCCGTTCTTACCAATCCAGGAACGGTGGTTCCATGGTCAGGCTACCGTTTCGCGACACCTATTACGAGCTCCGCCCGAGCAAGATAGTGGCCCTCGCTAAAAACTACGCCAAGCACGCGAGGGAAATGGGAAGTAACGTTCCTGAGAGACCGGTTTTCTTCCTGAAACCCCCTTCGGCCTTAATTGGTCCTGGAGAGCCCATAATCCTCCCGAGGATGAGCAAACGAGTGGACCATGAGGTCGAGCTGGCAGTCATAATAGGGAAGCGCGCAAAGCGCGTTCCGGCTGAAAAGGCTATGGATTACGTTCTCGGCTATACCATACTCCTCGACATCACAGCGAGGGATTTGCAGGCCGAGGCCAGGGAAAAGGGGCTCCCATGGGCGATAGCGAAGGGCTTCGACACCTTCGCACCCGTTGGGCCAAGAATCGTTGATAGGAGGGAGCTCAGAATAGATGACCTTGAGATTGGCCTGAAGGTAAACGGCCAGCTCAGACAGCTCGGAAGAACGAGCGAAATGATATTCAAGGTTCCCGAGCTGATTGAATATATAAGCTCGATAATGACGCTCGAACCTGGGGACATTATCGCCACGGGAACGCCGGCAGGAATAGGTCCGCTCAGGCACGGCGATAAAGTTGAGGCGTGGATAGAAGGCATAGGAAGGGTCGAGTTCGACGTTCTGAGCGAGGGCTCAATACTTTGCTAGTTTTCTCTCTTATCCACGAGCTTGACCGAAATCCACTGCATGCCCTTTTCTTCGTTTTTGACGACAAGGAGGTAATCTCTCTCCGGGATTTTAACGTTATTAAACTCGACCGCCTTTACATGTTCCCAGGTTCTGTAGCCTTTAACAGGCTTGCCCCTTTTCAGTCTCTCAAAGTCCCCTCTGGTTAGGATATACACGCTTATCTCGCCGTTGGCCTTCACGTAGCCGTTTAGAGTCGAGTCTCCGATGAGCCGGTACTCTTTGTAATTCCGAAGGTTGGTCTTCCACTGGTAGGTTATGCTCCCGTAGTGAGAAACGAAGTAGTTCACGCTCAAGCCGATAACAGCCACCAACTCGAGGATTAAAACGACCATTGTGAGCTTCCTCATGCTATCATCAGAAAAATACATGAAATACAACTTAAAAAAGTTTTTGTGTCATTTTATCACGTAGGTGTGAACCATCAGCCCGCCATGACCGATTAAGCGATGATGGACGATTTCGAAGCCGTTCTCTTCCATAGCTTTCTCTATCGCCCTCTTCTCCGTCGTTATAAAGACGCCGCGCTTTTCGAGAACCTTCGCGAGTTCGGAAAAGAAGTCCATGTAGAGCTTCGGTATCATACTTTTCCTCCCGATTTTGAGGCCGTAAGGCAAATTACTCACCGCGAAGTCCACTTTATCAACGTATTCGCTAAGCCTTGTGGCGTCTCCTAGAAGGAACTCTATCTTGTTATAAACTCCGGCGCTCAGGGCGTTCATCTCGGCTCCCATCAAATGCTTCCTGTACTTCTCAAGGCAAATTATCCTTCCGGGGTAGCCCCTAAGGGCAAGCTCTATTGGAATCGTTCCGGAACCGCAGAACGGGTCAATGAAGGGACCTCCATCAGGATTGGCCAGCTCTATCAGCGCGTTCGCTATGCTCGCCTTCAGGTGTGCCGGATGGTCATAGACGCGCCACGGCCTCTTGTGAAGTGAGGAATCTCCGGTGGTATCTATCCCAAGGAGAAATACCTCTCCGATTAGCTCTGCCCTAAAAACCACGGCCGGGTGGTCAAGGTTTACCTTTGGCTTCCCAAACCGCTCTAAACGCTCAAATATCGCCTTTCCAACGGTTTTGGCTACATCAACGCTCGTTATTTTGTGCTTGCCCTTTCTGAAAGACCTGACCGCAAAGCTCTCGCTTACTTTCACGAATCGCTCCGTTGGGAGCTCTGAAACGAAATCCTCGATTCTTCTCAGGGCCACATCGGGTTCTTCTTCGCCTATCCCCTCAAAGCGTTCACTCGCTATCTCAACTATGACTCTGTGGAGGAGCCTTGAACGCTCTTTCAGATAGGTTGGAACGCTCAGCTCCCTCTTCCGCCCCTTTTCATCGGTGTAGAAGGCCTCACCTACCTCTGCCAGAACCCTCCCCTCAACGCTGAGGGGCCTTTCCTCCACTCGAAAAGGAACTCCAAGTTCCGCTAACAGGGCCTCAACTTCCGCTTTTGCTAAGTCCTCAATACCCTTTGAAGTCGTCAGTAAAAGCCTCATGATTGGCGCTTTTCAACCCATTTTAAAAGGCTTTGGTAGGGAAGCCTTAAATATTCCAAAAGAGGACTTTTCCCTATGGAGGACTCCTGGCGCTTCAGGAGGCTCGTCTTTCTGATTTTCTCGACGATTCCGGTTATCTCCGCGTTAGTCCATTATCCTGCCATAACGGGCACAGCCGGAGAGCTTATGCGCTTTACAGGTTTGGCAATCATACTTGTCTCCGGCGGGATGGCCGTTTACGTCCACTCACTCTTTCCCAAAAAGCACGACAGACTTGAGGACTTTGGGAAGCTTCTCAAGGACGGCCCCTACCGCTTTGTGAGGCATCCATTTTATTCGGCTTTCATGTTCCTCGGCTTCGGAATTGCCCTCTTCTTCACCAGCGTTCCCGGGATGATTGCCTCGCTCCTCATGGTTCCCCTCTGGGAGAGGCTCGCCGAGATTGAAGAGAGGGAGCTTTTAGAATACTGGGGCGAGGAGTACGCGGAGCTTATGGAGACGAGGGGCAGGTTCCTGCCAAGGGCTGAGTCCTGTCCCGGTAGAATTCTTCTGGTTCTCTCAATTTTCCTCCTCGGCTATTTCACCCTCTACGGCCTCAAGGCGCTTTTCGTTGATAGCTACACGGTTGAGTTCTTCATCCGGGCAGGCGTTCTCCTCATCCTGACCATC belongs to Thermococcus sp. and includes:
- a CDS encoding MBL fold metallo-hydrolase gives rise to the protein MKVVILGSGSYSGTPKPLCNCENCSRARINPTLRRTRFSLYFEKTLVDPSPDLHYHLERLNRKIERVLITHGHFDHVFGLPELQVFREVEFHSNGETLEVAKSLSRLAFGSESPEGYEWNYNELKFWEEAKVGKMRLVHFPVVHTVKAGGFVIWVGGKKIAITGDTGPEILRDEKVLKLMEGADLLIAEMTHRKAIPGSHLGVEEAIELAKKVGAGYTVFAHVSHSNYPHEVLEKRLREAKIEGEVARDFTWVEV
- a CDS encoding tryptophan--tRNA ligase yields the protein MELEFKVTPWDVEGMVDYDKLIEQFGTSPLTDELLEKTAKLTGSELPIYFRRRFFFSHRDYDKILEDYENGRGFFLYTGRGPSGPMHIGHIIPFYATKWLQEKFNVNLYIQITDDEKFLFKDLTLEETKRWAYENILDIIAVGFDPDKTFIFQDSEFTKIYEMALPIAKKINFSMARAVFGFNEQSKIGMIFYPAIQAAPTFFEKRRCLIPAAIDQDPYWRLQRDFAESLGYYKTAALHSKFVPPLTGLEGKMSASKPETAVYLTDDPEEAGKKIWKFALTGGQPTLKEQREKGGNPEKCVVFKWLEIFFEPDDKKLMERYRACKAGELTCGECKRYLIKKVQEFLKGHQKKRKEAEKKVEKFKYTGELAREQWDKAIPEPLR
- a CDS encoding DMT family transporter, which produces MNRETEGTLLAFLVLTLLGLEPVIIKSNPVNPLAFASLSAIFASLILWPLLLICGLVEEIRKSPGELKKAFLTGLFATAIAYSLFSYGTRMSTAINSAILTRFEVFYSFLLSWLLLKERITGRTVISAVALIGGVFLVVAQGKRLELLKGDVLLLLTPLFWQLGHSIAKRTAYSPLTIATLRNTFGGLVLLVPALLAGFAFTKLALAEGVVIALTQSLWYSAIARINLSKATAILTPAPALTVLISTLFLGEGFTPYHLAGLTLITAGTIILSGEKSGVRE
- the trm14 gene encoding tRNA (guanine(6)-N2)-methyltransferase; translation: MRLLLTTSKGIEDLAKAEVEALLAELGVPFRVEERPLSVEGRVLAEVGEAFYTDEKGRKRELSVPTYLKERSRLLHRVIVEIASERFEGIGEEEPDVALRRIEDFVSELPTERFVKVSESFAVRSFRKGKHKITSVDVAKTVGKAIFERLERFGKPKVNLDHPAVVFRAELIGEVFLLGIDTTGDSSLHKRPWRVYDHPAHLKASIANALIELANPDGGPFIDPFCGSGTIPIELALRGYPGRIICLEKYRKHLMGAEMNALSAGVYNKIEFLLGDATRLSEYVDKVDFAVSNLPYGLKIGRKSMIPKLYMDFFSELAKVLEKRGVFITTEKRAIEKAMEENGFEIVHHRLIGHGGLMVHTYVIK
- a CDS encoding methyltransferase; this encodes MEDSWRFRRLVFLIFSTIPVISALVHYPAITGTAGELMRFTGLAIILVSGGMAVYVHSLFPKKHDRLEDFGKLLKDGPYRFVRHPFYSAFMFLGFGIALFFTSVPGMIASLLMVPLWERLAEIEERELLEYWGEEYAELMETRGRFLPRAESCPGRILLVLSIFLLGYFTLYGLKALFVDSYTVEFFIRAGVLLILTIGFVLLISKSLGTRVDFGFRGDGIRRSFLVASALSLPSPLLQLQAGSFHGFQVQTSVALIFLAYLLFAFYTFSVFVAFPIEVLAPCGRLWLIVPPLFLFVYDSYYFNAGKMPPLGDIILFVLLYPVVYRKTRNVAG
- a CDS encoding fumarylacetoacetate hydrolase family protein; its protein translation is MVRLPFRDTYYELRPSKIVALAKNYAKHAREMGSNVPERPVFFLKPPSALIGPGEPIILPRMSKRVDHEVELAVIIGKRAKRVPAEKAMDYVLGYTILLDITARDLQAEAREKGLPWAIAKGFDTFAPVGPRIVDRRELRIDDLEIGLKVNGQLRQLGRTSEMIFKVPELIEYISSIMTLEPGDIIATGTPAGIGPLRHGDKVEAWIEGIGRVEFDVLSEGSILC